A single genomic interval of Picosynechococcus sp. PCC 7003 harbors:
- a CDS encoding phosphate ABC transporter permease, giving the protein MLIPITQEKFEQLIPLVASGEQYRYYWGKTEDFLRRALISFILVVLFFLLGLLLRETDSLRLLTQIIGGLYWFWSPIYSASLKNAEYRRQSYCFFWRGKILDVYLTEEIVRTQEEVDKLGRLLRVENRERRINLEVGDKEGYLARIQAPVEPIHRNLKPGQAVELLVLSNQRNLGQKLKVTDAYIPRLNLWVGLYPYLRRDVFWDVREQLRIRYSKNPNNPPPRPYPKGRSPRLMRNF; this is encoded by the coding sequence ATGCTCATTCCCATTACCCAAGAGAAATTTGAACAACTGATTCCCCTGGTAGCCAGCGGCGAACAATATCGCTATTACTGGGGGAAAACGGAGGATTTTTTACGACGTGCCTTAATCTCCTTCATTTTGGTGGTCTTGTTTTTTCTACTGGGTCTATTACTACGGGAAACTGACTCCCTCCGGCTCCTGACCCAAATCATCGGTGGTTTGTACTGGTTTTGGTCACCCATTTACTCAGCAAGTCTGAAAAATGCGGAATATCGGCGGCAGTCCTACTGCTTTTTTTGGCGGGGCAAAATTCTCGATGTTTACCTCACCGAAGAAATTGTCCGTACCCAGGAAGAAGTCGATAAACTTGGTCGTTTGCTGCGGGTGGAAAATCGGGAACGGCGCATTAATTTAGAAGTCGGCGATAAGGAAGGCTATTTGGCTCGTATTCAAGCGCCTGTGGAACCGATCCATCGCAATTTGAAGCCAGGGCAGGCGGTGGAATTGTTGGTGCTCTCCAATCAGCGGAATTTGGGTCAGAAACTGAAGGTGACTGATGCCTACATTCCTCGGTTAAATTTGTGGGTGGGTTTGTATCCCTATCTGCGGCGGGATGTGTTCTGGGATGTGCGGGAACAACTGCGGATCCGCTACAGCAAAAATCCCAATAATCCTCCCCCTAGACCCTATCCCAAAGGGCGATCGCCTCGATTAATGCGTAATTTTTAG
- the dapB gene encoding 4-hydroxy-tetrahydrodipicolinate reductase: protein MENINKIPVVINGAGGKMGREVVKAVAGAADMEIIAAVDKNPTLLGQDVGEIAGCGAVEVPIVNDLEASLVMATQSKIQGVMVDFTHPSGVYANTRAAIAYGVRPVVGTTGLSEEQINDLKEFAEKASTGALIIPNFSIGVVLMQQASLQAAKYFDHVEIIELHHNQKADAPSGTAIKTAQMLAELGKQFNPAEVEEKEEMPGAKGAVTEDNIRIHSVRLPGLIAHQEMIFGAPGQIYTLRHDTSDRSCYMPGVLLSIRKVTELQTLVYGLENIL from the coding sequence ATGGAAAATATCAACAAAATCCCAGTTGTGATCAATGGTGCCGGTGGCAAAATGGGCCGGGAAGTGGTCAAAGCCGTAGCTGGGGCTGCGGATATGGAGATTATCGCTGCTGTTGATAAAAATCCAACACTTTTAGGCCAGGATGTGGGAGAAATTGCTGGCTGTGGCGCGGTTGAAGTCCCCATTGTCAATGATTTAGAGGCTTCCCTCGTTATGGCAACCCAAAGCAAAATCCAAGGGGTAATGGTGGACTTTACCCATCCCAGCGGGGTCTATGCCAATACGCGTGCGGCGATCGCCTATGGCGTGCGTCCTGTTGTGGGAACCACTGGATTAAGCGAAGAACAAATTAATGACCTCAAAGAATTTGCCGAAAAAGCCAGCACTGGGGCCTTAATCATTCCCAACTTCTCCATTGGCGTTGTCCTCATGCAACAGGCTTCGTTACAGGCCGCTAAATATTTTGATCACGTCGAAATTATCGAGCTCCACCACAACCAAAAGGCCGATGCCCCCAGTGGCACCGCCATTAAAACGGCGCAGATGTTGGCGGAACTCGGCAAGCAATTCAATCCCGCTGAGGTGGAAGAAAAAGAAGAAATGCCCGGTGCGAAAGGGGCTGTCACCGAAGATAATATCCGCATCCACAGCGTCCGTTTGCCAGGTTTGATCGCCCACCAGGAGATGATTTTCGGTGCTCCAGGTCAAATCTATACCCTGCGCCATGACACTAGCGATCGCTCCTGCTATATGCCCGGTGTGCTGCTCTCGATTCGCAAAGTTACGGAACTGCAAACCCTGGTCTATGGCCTAGAAAATATCCTGTAG
- the pgsA gene encoding CDP-diacylglycerol--glycerol-3-phosphate 3-phosphatidyltransferase, whose amino-acid sequence MNLPTWITVSRLAGVPFLLLLLENPTPRLRLIALVIFLVVALTDWLDGYLARKLDQVTDLGKFLDPLVDKLLVTAPLLSLVHLQQIPAWGVFLILARELTIAGWRVTGEKKIQGANLWGKAKTVTQIAAIALLIYPITTQGETLALGLFWLAVALTVISGVIYLLPQTPDRTQEEPSK is encoded by the coding sequence ATGAATTTACCCACTTGGATCACGGTTTCTCGGTTAGCGGGTGTTCCTTTTCTATTACTGCTGTTAGAAAATCCAACGCCGCGACTACGCCTCATTGCCCTAGTTATTTTTCTCGTCGTAGCCCTGACCGATTGGCTGGATGGCTATTTAGCCCGCAAACTCGATCAGGTGACGGATTTAGGTAAATTTCTGGATCCGCTTGTGGATAAACTGCTGGTCACAGCACCGCTATTGTCTTTGGTTCATCTGCAACAAATTCCTGCTTGGGGCGTTTTTCTGATTTTGGCGCGGGAACTGACCATTGCTGGCTGGCGCGTCACCGGGGAAAAGAAAATTCAGGGGGCCAATCTCTGGGGCAAGGCGAAAACGGTCACGCAAATTGCGGCGATCGCCCTGCTCATTTACCCCATCACCACCCAAGGGGAAACGCTGGCTTTAGGTTTATTCTGGCTGGCCGTCGCTTTGACTGTGATTTCTGGGGTGATTTACCTGTTGCCCCAAACCCCAGATCGCACTCAGGAGGAGCCAAGTAAATAG
- a CDS encoding nicotinate-nucleotide adenylyltransferase, with protein MTRVALFGTSADPPTVGHQAILRWLSEHYDQVAVWAADNPFKKHGASLAQRSAMLQLVIEDLGCDNVIVDERLSDRRSLNTLQRAQDIWGQETAFFLVIGSDLVSQIPRWYRAKDLLQQVTLLIFPRRGYPLQPEALQQLEALKGSWETATYVPPPVSSSEYRSEGKQKTVIPAVTDYIQTHNLYQELS; from the coding sequence ATGACGCGCGTTGCCCTCTTTGGTACCAGTGCTGATCCGCCTACGGTGGGCCACCAAGCGATCCTCCGCTGGCTCAGTGAACATTATGATCAAGTGGCGGTTTGGGCTGCAGATAATCCCTTTAAAAAACATGGGGCATCCTTGGCCCAACGGTCAGCGATGTTGCAGTTGGTGATCGAGGATTTGGGTTGTGACAATGTCATAGTAGATGAACGCCTCAGCGATCGCCGCAGTTTAAATACCCTCCAGCGCGCCCAGGATATTTGGGGTCAAGAAACAGCGTTTTTTCTGGTAATTGGCTCTGATTTAGTGAGTCAGATTCCCCGTTGGTATCGGGCGAAGGATCTCCTCCAGCAGGTTACTCTCCTCATTTTTCCGCGCCGAGGCTACCCTCTCCAACCGGAAGCACTGCAACAACTAGAGGCTCTCAAGGGTTCCTGGGAAACGGCTACCTATGTGCCACCTCCGGTTTCTTCTAGTGAATATCGTAGTGAGGGCAAACAAAAGACTGTCATTCCCGCTGTTACCGACTATATTCAGACCCATAATCTGTATCAAGAATTATCCTGA
- a CDS encoding transposase, whose product MAKSADIGSKRLISLNPDAWVQWVMGDQTLQAQEFIDPQFQWVSRDSDVLLRVTCPQDGDFLLLNELQLRYTAQMPRRMTAYAALAREKFNLPVYPVLINILSPASKPQIPTSYQAAFKGLQTRQDYQVINLWEVEANLVLAQSLTSLLPFVPVLAGGNDEALIREAVYQLRQEEQLDELEPLLAFFASFVLELPLVQQIMRWDMTVLRESPWYNEILSRGQRRGQREKEISVVLRLLQRNFSVEEIAEIVDDSVEAVTKIIQDHQGRSPQEGTQA is encoded by the coding sequence ATGGCAAAGTCCGCCGACATTGGTAGTAAACGTCTCATTAGTCTCAACCCCGATGCCTGGGTGCAGTGGGTCATGGGGGATCAAACACTCCAGGCCCAAGAATTTATCGACCCCCAATTCCAGTGGGTCAGCCGTGATAGCGATGTACTGTTGCGTGTTACCTGTCCCCAGGATGGCGATTTTCTACTGCTCAACGAATTGCAGCTACGTTATACCGCCCAGATGCCCCGGCGGATGACGGCCTATGCCGCCCTGGCGCGGGAAAAATTCAACTTGCCCGTTTACCCGGTGCTAATCAATATTTTGTCCCCGGCAAGCAAACCGCAGATCCCGACCTCTTACCAAGCGGCGTTTAAAGGGCTGCAAACGAGGCAAGATTATCAGGTGATTAACCTTTGGGAGGTGGAGGCAAATTTGGTTTTGGCCCAATCCCTAACCTCACTATTACCCTTTGTGCCCGTTCTCGCCGGGGGCAATGATGAGGCATTAATTCGAGAAGCGGTCTACCAACTCCGTCAAGAAGAACAACTCGATGAATTGGAGCCGCTGTTGGCCTTTTTTGCTAGCTTTGTATTGGAACTGCCCCTTGTTCAACAAATTATGAGGTGGGATATGACTGTACTTCGGGAATCGCCTTGGTATAACGAAATTCTTAGTCGAGGTCAACGTCGAGGTCAGCGAGAAAAAGAAATTTCAGTTGTGCTTCGTCTCTTACAAAGGAATTTTTCTGTGGAAGAAATTGCCGAGATTGTCGATGATTCTGTTGAAGCAGTGACCAAAATTATTCAGGATCATCAAGGGCGATCGCCACAAGAAGGTACCCAAGCTTAA